Sequence from the Cucumis sativus cultivar 9930 chromosome 1, Cucumber_9930_V3, whole genome shotgun sequence genome:
TCACAATTTGAGAGAATGATTTAAAAGTGATCCGTGACCTGCAAATCCATTAGTTAAGATCCACGCTATCTTTTGAGaagctttaatttttttattatttgatggTCAATTAGCCAACATCAACATATACAATATATGCCAACAAGAACAAAACTCAATTGCTACTAGTGTACACCAATAATCAAAAGTTATATGGTTCAAATCTTCTCACCTAATCAAAAGTTATATGGTTCAAATCTTCTCACCTCTATTTGTAAGGATAATAATAGTACGAATAGAAAAACCAGAGACAACATATCAATGGTCAATTTATTTTGAGTAATGTGTTAAGGATGTTAATAGAGCACAAAAATGATGAAACGGTCAATGTGGAAAAAATATTGTGTAAGTTATGttgaacaaaattgttaaaaagtCTTGCcttcatatatttatctttgttacaatataaagagatgaaaactttCCTTGAAactagtttttaaaacatatcaagaatttgaattttgcgATCtttaagaagaagatagagaTGTAAATATATCTTAACAATTGAACTATGCTCACATAAGCCACCTGAAAGTGATTCAGTTTGTCGATATCATCGCAACTTCAACGATTTTGATTCATCGCATGCCTACTATCCAAACATAGGTTTAGAAGATAGAGACCTTGTCAGAATTTTCCTGAACACTACAGTCCAAATGATACCATTTAATCATCAAATTTGGTCTTAACATCGAAGcaatttcatcaaattgtTCAAACATCAAATAACGAATACAGTGTGTTAAATCTCAAAACTGACAATTTGAATATCAACTTATGATGGTAATGGCAACCTTGTTTTGCGTTCCATCCAATAGAACAAATAGAAGGACATgcaaaaaagtgaaaaatgtaaacaaaCCCTCagatggaagaaaatgaatcaGTCCCCAAAGAGGACACCGCAATTTCCCACCCCATTCAAGCATTGTGTGTGCAACAGGCAATGAACAAGCTTTGCAGTTATCCAATTGCTCTCCTCCATCTGAATTTCCTATCCCTCTTTCATTTGAGTTTTGGCTCTCCATAGTTTTGCATAAATGACACTAATTCAAGTTCAAAAGGGTGGTACAAAACCAGTCATTTCAAATTCACTACCGCGTTTGAATAAATTCAGAATGCTTCAACCAAGCCATTGGACAACAATAAAATAGTTCCACCTCTAGTTGTAAGCCACTATATTCGGTGGAAGTTTTTCCTCTAGCCTTTCAATCACTACTCTCTCTCTACCGATTTGACTTTCCAGTAATATCTATTTGCGAACATTTGAAGCTGAAAACTGATTCATAGTAGatataaatgatttaattGCAATCCGAGTTTGAATCAATATGTGAACATATAGGACTAGTTCAGGAAGCAGTTCCAATGGCAAGGGGACAGATATTGTATATCATGACCTCGAGGTTGGTATCTTCAAGCTCAAAAACTAATCTTGTTTGAAACAAGTACTAAATGGGAATTGAAATTCATCCACCATTCGCCTTTGCCGAATTCAAAAGCTCTTCTCACTGCTAATGTCGGTTTTGACAGGAACAGAATCATAACCAAACGCAACCTCATTTCAAAAGCCTCTCATTGGCCTGCCTGATGGTTAACGAGCGGCCTGTGAGGTTTTGGAGCTGCAACAGAACACCATCACTTTCAATGAAACCTCTAAGATGTGATACATATTTTCATAGTCTCTTGatccaaaagagaaaaatctGATAGGTAAATTACACCAACAAAATAAACGGATCTAATTGGGATATACAATATGCAATACACAGAGTGAACCAAGCAGATCAGactatcaaataatttcacatACCATTGGGATTCCCCTGTTCATAAAAACTTCGAAAGAGACCAACTGCTTCTGATGCCATTATTCCTGCAGTACATTTGAACCCCCTTCCTAGCCCATTACCGCTatcataacaaattaaagagaTTAAGcaataacaaagaaaagtagtacacaaattaataaataaaaagactaCAAAGAATATGAAAGGACTTCCTTCACATGCTCAAATTATCAGCCCTCCCAAAAATCTAAACTCTCGTGTAATTTAGtttgtattatttgtattaCTTTATAGAATCCAGAAAACATGAATTAACCTTTGTTCATGTGGGAGGATGATAgtgcaaaatgtaaaatctGGATGAATTTATGTTGTCTTAAAACTTAACCTATTTATTGACACGGAAAAGAAAGCTTCCTACATAATAGTAGTCCAAGCCTGAAATGGACGATGACATGATCATTGCTGAGACATTGAATTCTGTGACTGTAACCTATAACTAATTACAGTGCTTGGGCCAATTGAACAAATGTTGAGGACAAAAGTTGCCCCTTTTGTGGTTTGGTGAAAGGGTGGATATTTGACAAAGATCAAAGTTCGGCTCCCACTGTTGTGGAGCAATCAAAGTTGGGAAGCCTCCACCAAATAATTTAAGCACGGACTTGTACATAAAActacaatttaatttggaaaggTGAACAGCTAACTTGTGCAGTGTGTTCAATTGCAAAGAGTCCATCACCCCCAAATCTAAAATCTGATAATGGTAGATAAAGAAATAAACCTTGTAGGTGCCTCCCCGCTACCTAAGTGAAGCGACAATATAGATCCACATCCACCAAACTTATCATTTGCACAACCATAATATACTTCCTTTATACCTATAACAGGAGATCCAAAAAGCAATGAATGAACAATGTTCAATGAACTTAAGTGAAAGGTAACTATGACCTTGGAGCTGTGACCCATTGGGAAAACGTTGCCTCTGGATtgagaaacaagaaaagaaaaacaaaagggaaaagaaagcaTACCAATTATTGATAGTGCAGAAGCACACATAATGCATGGTTCACAGGTAACATAAAGTTTGCACTTCGAGAATTTATCAGCCACTTCTGAGGTTGAAAGCCCATCCCTCTGCCATGCCTCAATCAGGATATCAATAGCTTCCATCTCTGCGTGTCTGGTGGCCTATGAGGATATGAAAAAAACTGTTCAGAAGAAAGCTTGTGAACATTGTAACTTGTATGCAAAACAAGCCAGTAGAATACCACACCCTAAAGGAAAATTCGGCTTGAGGTGAAGAAAATTCCCATGTACTCTTCCTTTAGATCTAACTACACAAAGGGTTAGCATTGcaattcttctttctctcttcaatgGGATAACGTGATGTCTTAGCTAGCTTATGTCTACCTTGCCTGATATCACACAATAACTATGCGTGTGAAGTGAGACATTTCTCTTCCATTTATTTAGGGCTCCCGACAGTTAATTGATTTGAGAAAACGGTTGTCTACATGGAAAAAGATCTATTTCTCTAGAGGAAGGAAACTAACTTCTGTTCAAACAGTTATAAGCGGGTACCTAGTTTTTGCTTTTCCTTGTTTTGCTTCCAGAACTCGGTAAGTAAATTTCTTGATGACAAACTTCACGAGGGAAGGGGAAGAATTCTATTTGGTTAAGTGGGAGGTGGTGTTGAACTCAGTTGAACTTGGAGGATTGGGTGGTATTGAAaattgagattatgaaattaGGCACTTTAGGCTAAACGGTTGCCGTAGTTCTTCAAGGAGACAGACATGTGGTATAGAGTGATTTTGAGTAGGTATATCCCTCCTCTTTTTGAGTGGGCTTCGAGTGAGGAGTTGAGAGGCCTTAGTAAAACCCTCTAAAGCTATCTGTTTTACTTTCCCCATCTTGTCTTAGTTTGTTAATGGCTTAGTTGGAGAAGGCTAAAATGTTTATGGGTGTGAGATAAGTATTTGTGTGTTTAATTTCCCCGTCCTTACTTTCTCTCAAATAAGAGATTGCATTATGTGGTCACAATGTTGCCTTCCCCATACCCTTCTTCTTTGGCTTCTTTGGGTTCGTGTTGTCTTCTATCAGATAGAAAGGCAATTAATGCGGCaggatttttttttgagaagAAGGGGTATTAAGATTTAAACCCATATCCTTCTAGGGGGTTCTCTTGCCATCCacatttttatactttatctTTTACCTTTTGCTTTGATGGTTGCTTTTGAGGTACATGTTTTCTCCTTTATATGGAAGGTTAGAATTCCAAAGATTTCCTCTTTTCATAAAGAGGAAAATTTCAGAGAAGGTAAGGTTTTTGCATGACTTGAAAAGTTAATACTTTGGATTTTGTTCAAATACACTTTTCATTTGTGCTCCCCACGATAATGCATTTTCTAACGGAGGCATCAGAAAAATCTAAGCCATTTGTTATGAGATATCAAGTTTATGAACTACATTAAGGATCGTTCGGTGGGCTTGTTTAGTGTTAGTGAGGCATGCAACCAAAAAGGGTAGTTTTTGTTGGAGGAGTTGCTTCTAAATCCTTCCTTTGGAGAGAGGGGCCAAGTGTTGTGGCACGCTagtttctttgttgttttgtgAGGTATTTGACTCGAACAGAATAATGGGATTTCCAGAGAGGTTAAGAAGTCTGAAGAGGAGATTTAGGAGGTAGTGAGGTTTAATGTTTCTCGATGGGTGTTAGCCATTATgcctttttgtaattatgatCTTAGTCTCACTTTTTTGGATtggacattttttttgtagctATTGTTGGGCTCCAACTTTTTCGGGACTTGTTTTTTGTAagttttgtattctttcatttttctttcaatggaAAATCGATTTCTTACCTAAAAAAATCTCATGAAACAATTGCTTGAGCATTATTTAACATAACAATCTTGTAAGAACTTTCTTGTCCTAGGTGAGCAATCCAATTTTGAGGCCTCAAAAAGATTTACTCGTTTGAATTATAGCAAGATGATTCTCTTCCGAGGATCAAAAATCCTTTAAGCTTGAAAACAATTGTAACCAACTCCTAAGCAAAAGAACCTCTGGAATGAAAATCCATCAATTTAGGTATGTGAAACTTGCCCTTGACTTTGATAGTCCGAAAAGTGCTAAGTTGAAAGGTTAGGACAAGAGTATCAAACAACCATTCACCTACAGAAATGGAGAAGACCCCTTATGGGTGTTAACGGGGGCTAAGGTAAACACAGCACAACAAATAACATATTAGCCAAGGCAATTTGAATTCCGCACCTAAACAAACTTCTTTTCAAACCACATCACCAGCAAAAGAAAGACCTTCAGCAGCAACACTAACTCTCCAAAGGAAGGGAAGGGGAGTTGCTCCCCCAAACAAAGCCCCTACCCCTATTTATTGTGTTTACTTACTGAACTTGTTAGTCCCTCGCATCAGTGTCAACATCCTGGGCATTTAAACGAGtaattctcttctttctctgaAATCAAAAGTCAGAAATTAACATGACTTTTGTATTTCTACACTTTTTAGAACAGGTCACAAGAGTTTCTTGGTTTCTTGGCACTATCTGTTGGAACAGACAGATCGGTTAATGGGATTGTTCTGTCAAATCCCATTACTGACGTATTTTGACTAGATCATGATGATCCAAATATTCCCATCTTTTAGAGTTGACCATTACAGATGAGCTAAAAAGCATAGATATCTCGCTTTCTTATCGATACTTATTATTAGCTGAGTAGTTCTCATTCGCTCGCTTGCGCCAAGCCACTGCCCGTTGATTCCTCTATCCTATTTCAGGCATCCACACGTCCTTCATTTTCTAACTGCCTAGTTAAAAAAGGGATAGTCTTACCAACACATCaaattctatctttttttataggaaacaaacaaaaatgttccAACCAAAACAGGAACACACTCTAAAGGCAAGGGGATGAGAGGACCCCTACCTAGTATTAACAAGACAAAGAGAAATGGAGAAATAGATCTCCTTATCTCAAACTCCAACTAACTCTTAATCACTCTCAAGTttcaataaaatgtaaatagtgACTTTGTTTGTACACTAGTATAGAGGTGTCTTGACCCTATTCCTTTAAACtcaagttttgttttcaaataaaaaagaaatatcccTATCCTGGGTGGTTTATTGAGAAATACTAGCTTCAACAAATGTCAAGATACGCATGTCCGGAGGCATATTCACCCCCTAAGTAACAGCtgaacaacaacaataatgtgATAAAGGATGGAGCCCAAGAAAAAGAGGCTACCTTAAATTGATGCCAACGACTAActaactttgaaaattatgttcGATAACAAGCTTGACAATGTGGCTTCAATTCtgaaaatttttcattcttgAGCTCCTCAGATGGTGGTGATAGTCTTAAATGGACTTCTAGCGTTAATGGCAGCTTTACTACAAAGTATTTCACAATTTAACCAAGAGATCCTCCCCCATTGCTGTTCCTTTGATTTGTCACATATGGAAGACTAAAATTCCGAAAAGtgtgaaattttttcttatggtCGCTCGCTTAGAAAAGCCTAAACACTCATGAGaaactccaaaaaaaaattcaatacacTATGCTCAGCCCCTTGATGTGTTGCCTTTGTTTGAAATAAGAGGAGACCATGGACCACTTATTTTTGCACTGTCTCTTTACTAGGAAAGCTTGGAACACTTTGTTTAGAATCTGTGATTTGGAGCTTTGTCTTCCTAGTAAGGTTGATAGTTGGTTGATTGAAGGGCTCAACATTAGAGGTTACAGCCCGAAAGGAAACATCTTATGGAGATGTGCTACCCGGTCCCTTTTGtggtaaattttgaaagaaaggaatagtaGAATTACATGTTTTGTtaggttgttctcttttgttatatgaatatacacgtttcttatcaaaaaaaaaaaaaagaggaagaaagataGGAACCATGATAGATTACATTTCGGGTCTCAGTAGTGCGGTTTCTTCCAGTGGCAATGACCATCCCATCTTCAACAATCACACAGCTGAATGTCAAGAATAATTAGAGAACTTCATAAGCAAGATTATTGGAACAGTtgcaaaaatggaaaaatcaaAGAGTTTAAGTTAGAACTACGATAATCATTTTCACCTTAATTCTAACCATTGTGTTTAAGCAAGAATTATTGGCCAAAATAGGCATTGAGACGCACCAAACAATAAATTCATTATGCAACACGGCAGATCTTGGGggcaaaaatggtaaaaatagACAATAGCTTACCCCACAGGCACTTCAAGGTTGTTTAGTGCGAGCTTGGCCTGCCATGACATGGAAAAATATTGAGTTACTatgaagataaataaatttgacacCAATAAgacaaacatttaaatttaatgacaATCTAATACTCTCTTAGATAACCAATTAACCCAAAGTTTAAGCTAGTcgatcaaataaatttaattatatatcattcaaCAATGTCCAATGAAATCAGAACATAAACAAGAGTATAGCAGCACCTCAATGAAATTAGATAGTAACGATTGACATCCCGATGCATGGGAATTAACGTTTCCTGGAAAGTAAATGAACGAACTACAAACAATTTGAGTGTGAATATGTTATAACAATTATGAAACTAAAATCCACCATATTCTTCTAGAGAAGCGAATCACCTGCTGAATGGCAAGCTCCATAAATCTAAGAGTATCAGAAGAGCAATCCTCCACTGAAGAATCCATCTTAAACTAGAAAGGCGAAGATGAGTgagtagaagaagagaaattagGGTAATTACGGAGATTTTCGGACAGAAAGGCGCGAAGAAGGAAGAgtggtttgattttaattagaaTAACTGGTAAACCCAAAACGGCGGTGGAGACTGGAGCATAGATACAGAGAACGAGACGGAAGGACAAAGGACGGAAGACAGAAGACGGAAGGCGGAAGACCCACGATAAggttagttaatttaattttaacgtAACTGGTTCCGCACCGAACCGAACCGCTTCAGTTTGGTTCGGTTCGGTAATACTTGTTGTAAACCAGTTCAATTCGAACCGAGCTGGTTCGGTTCGGGTTTTTCAGCCCTAGTTAAACTAGGTCTTCCAAGCAATGTagattattttcctttttgaaatttaataataataagttgaAATTAGATAACTCCTTAAAATATAGAACTCAAATACAACGGATGTTAATTGAGAATCTCAagttgaaaagagaaaaaacaatatcGAATGAAGAATTgctttattcttattatttgatatttagttGTTTGTatctactttaattttttttttataaaatgtataatCTATCatcttaaaatacaatttattttgatgttaCAATGACTTTGTCACCTAACCCTCCACAAAGATGAGCTTCTCTTCATTCATGTGAGGTACCgataaaccaaaatatcaaattagtGATGTTGGTTGTCTTTTTAACGTTGATACAAAgatataattaactttttttaagacAAAAAGCATCTATCGAAAAAGatgaattacaaaatttcaaagtgaCATGGCTAGCGAATGAATTGTTTCctacaactatatatataaatacctTATCGAGAAAAATGGATAGCAATTTATGAGAGGTGATGGATTAGCAAATTACAATCTTGttattcataaaaaatggTTTCTTTAAAATTGCAAGCACATTCTCGAAAAAGATgaacattgattttttaaaatggtatcgaaaaatactaataataatattcataaattagtttggaattaaaaagaagCTAATTATTAATAGaggattaaaaaagaaacttaattattagcgtaaataaaatttataaattgcaTGATTTATGAAACATCCGATTGAGATTAGGTTCCTACCCATTTTATCTGCAGAGTCTCTCTGAAAGCCACCCGTCGCCATTGCCATTTTATATGCACAGAACACAAGCTTTAGCTGGTCATCCCCCATTAGCAGCTGCAGAGGAAGAATGCCGACTTTGAATTTATTCACGAATGTTCCAGTTGATACTGTTGTCGCCGCTGACATCCTCAAGGACGCTTCGAAAGCCGTTTCTAAAATTCTCGGCAAACCTGAATCTGTTAAGTTCTCTGCCCCTTCTCCATCCTCCCTCAGTCTCTTACTTCTACTGGGTCTATACGTTTACCCGGTGCTCCACATGCCCACATGATGTTCGACGAAATTACTGTGAGAAAGTAGAAGTCATTTTAAGCTATTGAGTTGTGATTTACCATTGTTCGATTGATACTGCcctgaatttcatttttcttggtgATAGATtaagtttgtttatttttgtttttttatggtagCATTGGAAGCTTGTTTATGATAATTCAAGGGCATGAActtacatttttcttcttcaatggtTCAGTATGTGATGATCTTGCTGAATGGTGGCACTCCAATTGTATTTGCTACGACAGAAGAGCCAGCCGCGTATGGAGAATTGATCTCCATAGGAGGCCTTGGACCTGGCGTGAATGGAAAACTTAGCTCAACAATTGCTGAGATTCTTCAGACTAAGCTCCAAATTGATGGTTCACGTTtctatatcaaattttatgacGTTCAGGCAAGTGTTTCTCGTCCTTTCAATGTGTTTTGACTAGCTGAGATTAGTGCTAGTTGATTTGTGATATGAAAATTGGATAGAAGAGATGTGTGTTTGAATCTTCACATTACGATTTCCTCTCAAATCATGCATATAGTTCACTCTTTGAGCtccattaattaaattaaattagtctAACTTATCTTTAGAGTTTTGTGATAGTCTAACCTAGTATCTTTGGAGATACTATGTTCAAACATCTTTTAAGTTTTGGGGTTccacaataatttaattaaatttgttatggtCGTCGCAAATTTTGAACTTCATCGTCTCATTGAACATGTTCTCC
This genomic interval carries:
- the LOC101203167 gene encoding tRNA-specific adenosine deaminase TAD2 gives rise to the protein MDSSVEDCSSDTLRFMELAIQQAKLALNNLEVPVGCVIVEDGMVIATGRNRTTETRNATRHAEMEAIDILIEAWQRDGLSTSEVADKFSKCKLYVTCEPCIMCASALSIIGIKEVYYGCANDKFGGCGSILSLHLGSGEAPTSGNGLGRGFKCTAGIMASEAVGLFRSFYEQGNPNAPKPHRPLVNHQAGQ
- the LOC101203411 gene encoding macrophage migration inhibitory factor homolog — translated: MPTLNLFTNVPVDTVVAADILKDASKAVSKILGKPESYVMILLNGGTPIVFATTEEPAAYGELISIGGLGPGVNGKLSSTIAEILQTKLQIDGSRFYIKFYDVQRSNFGYNGSTF